One window of Candidatus Methylocalor cossyra genomic DNA carries:
- the ligA gene encoding NAD-dependent DNA ligase LigA, which produces MSTPEPARRRAAQLREQIEYHNRRYYQLDSPLISDAEYDALMQELLALERQYPELATPDSPTQRVGAPPVKAFGTVRHEIPMLSLDNAFADQDVVDFARRIAQRLGHHDLAFVVEPKLDGLAVSLFYEGGVLTCGATRGDGHTGEDITRNVRTIRPIPLRLQGTGWPERFEVRGEVFMAKREFQALNAWALDHGEKPFANPRNAAAGSLRQLDPRITATRRLDFYCYGYGLYPDQDLPETQSALMDQFRSWGLPVNPELRVVTGVDGCLAYYRDLLARRHALPYEIDGVVYKLDRLAERSALGSAARAPRWALAHKFPAEEATTRVLAIEVQVGRTGALTPVARLEPVFVGGATITNATLHNADEIRRKDIRVGDTVIVRRAGDVIPEVVKSLPELRPATAPPFEMPKHCPVCGAEAEAADGEAIIRCSGGLYCPAQHREAIKHFASRRAMDIDGLGDKLVDRLLEQGLIKTVADLYRLTVERLAELDRMGPKSAQNLVGALEKSKHTTLARFLYALGIREVGEVTAQALARHFRHLDRLQAATEEELQAVPDVGPSVARHIHTFFRQAHNREVIQALLAAGVHWDPPPPAAALPLEGKTLVITGTLESLTREEAKARLEALGAKVTNSVSKHTDYLIVGADPGSKLAKAQALGVEIVDEEGFWRLLAGAGASKSG; this is translated from the coding sequence ATGAGCACCCCAGAGCCGGCCCGTCGCCGCGCGGCCCAGCTGCGTGAACAGATCGAATACCACAACCGCCGCTACTATCAGCTGGATTCACCGCTGATCTCGGACGCGGAATACGACGCGCTGATGCAGGAACTTTTGGCCCTGGAGCGCCAGTATCCGGAACTGGCCACGCCGGACTCCCCCACCCAGCGGGTGGGTGCCCCGCCGGTCAAGGCCTTCGGCACCGTGCGCCACGAAATCCCCATGCTGTCCCTGGACAATGCCTTCGCCGATCAGGACGTGGTGGATTTCGCCCGCCGCATCGCCCAGCGCCTAGGCCACCACGATCTCGCCTTCGTGGTGGAGCCTAAGCTGGACGGGCTGGCCGTCAGCCTGTTCTACGAGGGGGGCGTGTTGACCTGCGGGGCGACCCGCGGCGACGGCCATACCGGTGAGGACATCACCCGCAACGTGCGCACCATCCGCCCGATCCCGCTGCGGCTGCAAGGTACGGGCTGGCCAGAACGGTTCGAGGTGCGCGGGGAGGTCTTCATGGCGAAGCGGGAATTCCAGGCGCTCAATGCCTGGGCCCTCGACCACGGCGAGAAGCCCTTCGCCAACCCCCGCAACGCCGCCGCGGGCAGCCTCCGCCAGCTGGACCCCCGGATCACCGCCACCCGGCGCCTCGATTTCTATTGCTACGGCTACGGCCTCTATCCCGACCAGGACCTGCCCGAAACCCAAAGCGCCCTCATGGACCAGTTCCGTTCCTGGGGGTTGCCGGTCAACCCGGAACTGCGGGTGGTGACCGGGGTGGATGGCTGCCTCGCCTATTACCGCGACCTGCTGGCCCGCCGCCACGCCCTCCCCTACGAGATCGACGGCGTGGTGTACAAGCTCGACCGACTGGCCGAGCGCTCCGCCCTCGGCTCCGCCGCCCGCGCCCCGCGGTGGGCCCTGGCGCACAAATTCCCGGCCGAGGAAGCCACCACCCGGGTGCTGGCCATCGAAGTCCAGGTGGGGCGCACCGGGGCCTTGACCCCGGTGGCCCGTCTGGAACCGGTGTTCGTGGGGGGAGCCACGATCACCAACGCCACCCTCCACAACGCCGACGAAATCCGCCGCAAGGACATCCGGGTTGGCGATACGGTCATCGTGCGCCGCGCCGGCGACGTGATCCCGGAGGTGGTGAAAAGCCTTCCGGAGCTGCGCCCCGCCACCGCACCACCCTTCGAGATGCCCAAACACTGCCCGGTGTGCGGGGCCGAAGCGGAGGCCGCCGATGGCGAGGCCATCATCCGTTGCAGCGGCGGACTCTATTGCCCGGCCCAGCACCGGGAAGCCATCAAGCATTTCGCCTCCCGCCGCGCCATGGACATCGACGGCCTAGGCGACAAGCTGGTGGATCGCCTCCTCGAACAAGGGCTGATCAAGACCGTCGCCGACCTGTACCGGCTCACGGTCGAGCGGCTGGCTGAGTTGGACCGGATGGGTCCTAAGTCGGCGCAGAACCTGGTGGGAGCCCTCGAGAAAAGCAAACACACCACCCTGGCGCGGTTTTTATACGCTCTCGGCATTCGCGAAGTGGGTGAAGTGACGGCGCAGGCCCTAGCTCGCCACTTCCGTCACCTCGATCGCCTGCAGGCGGCGACCGAGGAGGAACTACAAGCGGTCCCCGATGTCGGCCCGTCGGTGGCCCGTCATATCCACACCTTCTTCCGCCAAGCCCACAATCGCGAGGTCATCCAGGCGCTGCTGGCGGCCGGGGTGCACTGGGACCCACCCCCGCCGGCCGCCGCGTTGCCCCTGGAAGGCAAAACCTTGGTGATCACCGGCACCCTGGAGTCGCTGACCCGCGAGGAAGCCAAGGCCAGACTGGAGGCCCTCGGTGCCAAGGTGACCAACAGCGTTTCCAAGCACACCGACTACCTGATCGTGGGCGCCGATCCGGGATCGAAACTGGCCAAGGCCCAAGCCTTGGGGGTCGAGATCGTGGACGAAGAGGGGTTTTGGCGCCTGCTGGCCGGGGCAGGTGCGTCTAAATCTGGATAA
- a CDS encoding cell division protein ZipA C-terminal FtsZ-binding domain-containing protein, whose translation MDRDTVRAILLVIGGLVIAGIYLWGRYKERLLNFLRRWEEFDELGLDSSAPAATPEGAPSGGHGRPNRKEPSFSPCALDQEDLQRDPPVSEPAVRASEPERGGQLGAPFLIQLSVVAGQGRMFQGEELRDALEDLNLEHGEMGIFHRYDPRLREPLFSVASLVEPGTFPIDDMASFHCPGVVLFFQPATVANPLAVYDDLVRTCHRLADRLDGIEWDETRRPLTPEKLAQLRALLEDACAASP comes from the coding sequence ATGGATAGAGATACCGTGCGCGCAATCCTGCTGGTGATCGGCGGCTTGGTGATCGCCGGCATTTATCTGTGGGGACGCTACAAAGAGCGGCTGCTGAACTTTTTGCGCCGGTGGGAGGAGTTCGACGAATTGGGCCTGGATTCCTCCGCCCCCGCCGCAACCCCGGAGGGCGCTCCGTCCGGGGGCCACGGTCGCCCCAATCGCAAGGAGCCGAGTTTTTCCCCCTGCGCGCTCGACCAGGAGGACCTCCAGCGCGACCCGCCGGTCAGCGAGCCCGCCGTCCGGGCCTCGGAGCCGGAGCGCGGCGGCCAGCTCGGCGCGCCGTTCCTCATCCAGCTCAGCGTGGTGGCGGGCCAAGGCCGGATGTTCCAGGGTGAGGAGCTGCGGGACGCCCTTGAGGACCTCAATCTCGAGCACGGCGAGATGGGCATCTTCCACCGCTACGATCCCCGCCTGCGGGAGCCCCTGTTCAGCGTGGCGAGCCTGGTGGAGCCCGGCACCTTTCCTATCGACGACATGGCCTCCTTCCACTGCCCCGGGGTGGTGCTGTTCTTTCAGCCGGCCACCGTCGCCAATCCCTTGGCCGTCTACGACGACCTGGTGCGAACCTGCCATCGCCTAGCCGACCGCCTGGACGGCATCGAATGGGACGAAACCCGCCGCCCCCTGACCCCCGAGAAGCTCGCCCAGCTGCGGGCGCTGCTCGAAGACGCCTGTGCCGCCTCGCCATGA